From the genome of Arthrobacter sp. SLBN-122:
CCTGTTGAAGGAGTGCCGGGAACCCAGGGCCTTGACCCGGGGCGCGGCCGCCACGATGTCCGCCAGTTCCGCTACGGATTCCGGCCGCCGGACGTCCGCGGAGGAGTATTCGAGGTTTCCTGCCCAGTTCTTCATTGATGGCTTTCGCTTGGGGTCGGTTTCCTCCAACTGTCAGCGCTAACAATCTCCGCTGTCAAGAAGCTTCCACGGTGCGGGCGGGGATGCACTGCCCGCACCCAGCCAGTGGCCGGGCCGCTCAAGACCGGCGGGCAGACGGGTGGAAGCGCTGCCGCGGGCGGCGGTAATTTGTGCCTGGGTGAGGAAGAGCGTGTCGGTGAGGTCGGCGTCGTCGAACCTCGCATCCCGCAGGTCGGCCCCCAGCAGGTCCGTCCCGGCAAGGTCCGCGCCCCGGAAATCCGCGGCGATCAGGCATGCGCCGCGAAGGTTGGCGCCGCAGAGCGCCACGCCGCGCAGGTCTGCTCCCGCCAGATCCGCACCAGGCTGCAGGCAGCCCAGGCGCGGGCCGTCGTCGAAGTAGCCCGCGCGGACCTCCTCGCTGACCCCGCGCAGTGCGTCGCCTACCTGAACGTGCAGGGATCCGATGTCGGCTGCGAGGACGTCATCGAGGGGACCTTCTGCAACTTCGCGGACCATGGCCTGCAGGTGGCGCACATCCCCGGCAGTATCCGGGCCGTAGGCCTTCGCCTCCGCCTGGCCAAGGAGCCACCACATTTCGTGCAGCTGGCGCAGGACTTTGAAGGCCGCGAACATGTCCGGCGCCAATGCGGGGTCCTCCCGCCAGCTGGTGCCCCCGAACAGCCGCTGGCTGACGGCCTGGCCGGCGCCGAAGCAGTCAAAGACCGTGCAGCCAACAAAACCGCGGGGCCGGAGCCGGTCATGGATGGTGCAGGAAAAGTCCGCTGCCAGGTTGGGGCATGGCGTGGCCGGCGGTTTGTCGATGGCGAAGTCCGCGGACCGGGTGAACCCGAAGGCCGTGCAGCACAATGCAAAACACTGTGAACAGTCAGGCCGAAGGGCGGCCTGGCCGGGGGAGTTGGCAACGGAAGGAGGGGTGGTGGGTTTCAAGATGGCTCCCGAGGGTGGTTCCGGTAGGGGTGCGGGACGGAGGGGAACCCATTGCTGGGTTCCCCTCCGGGACACGCGGAATCACCGTTCCTGCTTGGAATGACGGGAACTGCGGACTGCTGGACATCAAAGGCAAAGAATGAGGATCACTGCGTCCAGAGTATCCGCTGCTGCGGCGATCGGTCAGTCGTTTTTGGTATCTCCTGCGGGCGTGGTGCGCGGCGGCGCAACGCGACGGCTTCCGGTGGCCTCAAAGGCCGCCGCCAACCGGAGCAGTTGGGTGTCGCTGTAGGCCCTGCCGGCAATGGTGAGGCCCACGGGCATCCCGAGGTCGGAAGAGATGCCCATGGGAACCGTGACCGTGGGGATGCCGAGGTGGCGCGGAACCAGATTTCCGTTGGCAACCCAAACGCCGTTGCGCCAGGCGATGTCTGCAGAGCCTTCATTGACATCCGCGTCCGCTGGCGCCACGTCGGCGGCTGCCGGGAACACCACTGCATCCAGGCCCAGCCGGTCCATCCACTCCTCCAGGTCCACCCTGCGGGTCTCCTCGAGTCCCACCAGGCCTTGGGGCAGGTGCGGAATATCGGCCAGGACGGGAACCCCGTTGTCTCGGATCCAGGCAGGGTAGTCCGCGATGTCGTCGTCGAACCCGTCATACCGGTCCGGCAGCGCGCCCTCAGGGGTTGGGAAGATGGCGGAACCGTCGACGTCGGCAAGCCGGTTCAGGCCCGGGTCGCCGTTGGCCTCGAGGAAGTCATTCCACGCCCAGGCGGACAGGTCCACGATCTCCCGCCGCAGGTATTCGGGTGGCACCAGTCCTCGCGTGGCAATGGTGGGCGCACCGGGCCGGTCGCCCTCATAGTTGGACACCACAGGGAAATCCACTTCCACAACGTCCGCGCCTGCGGCTTCCAGGTCAAGGCGCGCCGCTTTCCACAGCTCCAGGATGGACGGGCGTGTTTCGATCCGCTGGCCTGTGGGGCCGCCGATGCCGGGCGCCTCCGACGTCCCGGCCTCCGGATCCGCGTTGATGTACATGCGGGGGATACCGAAGCATTTACCTGCCAGCACGCCCACGGCCTCGGAAGCGTCCCGCACCGCGAGGTCAAGGTACGACGACGGGCGGACAGCTGATGCCTTGGGTACGGGAATCCAGGGCTGGACGCGCCAGAAATCCCCACGGGTCTCGGCATCGTCCGCCACCACCACGTCCAGGACTTCCAACAGGTCCGCCATGGTGCGCGTGTGCGGAACCACCACGTCCA
Proteins encoded in this window:
- a CDS encoding pentapeptide repeat-containing protein; protein product: MKPTTPPSVANSPGQAALRPDCSQCFALCCTAFGFTRSADFAIDKPPATPCPNLAADFSCTIHDRLRPRGFVGCTVFDCFGAGQAVSQRLFGGTSWREDPALAPDMFAAFKVLRQLHEMWWLLGQAEAKAYGPDTAGDVRHLQAMVREVAEGPLDDVLAADIGSLHVQVGDALRGVSEEVRAGYFDDGPRLGCLQPGADLAGADLRGVALCGANLRGACLIAADFRGADLAGTDLLGADLRDARFDDADLTDTLFLTQAQITAARGSASTRLPAGLERPGHWLGAGSASPPAPWKLLDSGDC
- a CDS encoding amidase — translated: MKLTEKQAPLPCRQTFEVVEAGIAQLRAALDSGQVTSEELARLYLARIEKYDSSGIRLNALVVMNPEVIAEAQASDRRRAAGFTLSPLDGIPYTAKDSYQVQGLTVAAGSPAFKDLVAQQDAFTIERLRAGGAVLIGLTNMPPMANGGMQRGVYGRAESPYNEDYLTAAFASGSSNGSGTATAASFAAFGLAEETWSSGRAPASNNALCAYTPSRGVISVRGNWPLVPTMDVVVPHTRTMADLLEVLDVVVADDAETRGDFWRVQPWIPVPKASAVRPSSYLDLAVRDASEAVGVLAGKCFGIPRMYINADPEAGTSEAPGIGGPTGQRIETRPSILELWKAARLDLEAAGADVVEVDFPVVSNYEGDRPGAPTIATRGLVPPEYLRREIVDLSAWAWNDFLEANGDPGLNRLADVDGSAIFPTPEGALPDRYDGFDDDIADYPAWIRDNGVPVLADIPHLPQGLVGLEETRRVDLEEWMDRLGLDAVVFPAAADVAPADADVNEGSADIAWRNGVWVANGNLVPRHLGIPTVTVPMGISSDLGMPVGLTIAGRAYSDTQLLRLAAAFEATGSRRVAPPRTTPAGDTKND